ATATATCATGCACTTTaacatgtattattattattatttttttatattttttttatgtttgtcaaaaaaaatttataaaatgggAACATCAATATTTGGGTCAAACCATGGTACCGAAAAGCAACTTTTCGGTATTATACCTTCACATGTTGTCTAATGGAATATTGACACGTATACAAgctataatgataaaaattaaataaaacctaTTAAAATGAATTGCCACTGTCCTATCTACCACATGGTCCAAAATAATCCCTCCCTACTTACCCATGTGATATCATAGAATTCTCCTCAATATTTTGGTCAATTTCCAACATTTTTcataatagttaaaaataactaatatttaataagaaaatatgttaTGTTCTTTCCCAACTTTATGCTAAGAGGgtgtttatattttactaaaaataatttatttttattttaaattatttatttttatactttattttatgacttattataaattttttattggataaaaaatatcaaaatatttaattttttaataaaaaaataacatatcatattttttttctatttaacactattaattattattcaattttaagtcatatttagaattaaataaaaataaataaaaaataaacataggAGGAAAAGCAAACCTTGAGTATggatgaggttttttttttcaatattttcaaaatattggaaaaaaaatgtcattcgaaactaatattattgaaaatcataaaaaaaaaaaaaaataataataataaaaaataaaaaaaaaataaaaaaaaagtggtggGAATGAACATGAAAAAGTAAGATGGGAAATTTGGACAAACCTCCACTGTTTGATTCCAACAAGATAAAAAGGGGTTACCTTTTAACTGTAACTTTGTTGGCGCCAAGGGTTAGAAATGACAAATTGCTTGATTATTTACAAATTAGTGGATTCTATGGGTTGgatttttttggcttttaatgTCATCAATTTTCAATGTATAGTTAGCATGAAGATCAAAGGAATACTTTTAGGAAAAGACAAGTCTAATTTGGAATGAAAAGGGAAGATGGAGGAcacaatagaaaaaataaattccaagTAAATTATGATAAATGCCACATTAATTAATGGAATTACAATAAATTCCCAATATTCTCTCCTCCACTCTTTGGAGAAAAATGTATGTTGGTCAAATGAGGAGAAAGTTAATCTaagattcctttttgttttgctttgattttcaatcaagtgtttgtttgtttaaaatagaaaaggaatTTGAATTGGAAGCTTGAAACCCTTTTGAAATTTTCCAATAACTTATTTGATATTGATTCGAATAAGTTAAGTTGATCGGACTTTACAAGGTAGGATTTCCATCCTTGAAATGAAGAAGAGGCTCTCTATGGCTTTACTCTTCGAGCATCAGTGAGGGAGAGCGATGTGCAGTTTGGAGAAGCGCGGCAACATCTTCATCCTCACGCTCACCGGCCCCGGCGAGCACCGGCTAAATCCCACCCTACTCGATGCCATTTCAGCCGCCCTAAGCCGAGTAAGAGCCGAGAGTTCAATGTCATCTGCTCTCATCACGACCGCCGAGGGCAAGTTCTTCTCCAACGGCTACGATCTCGCGTGGGCCTCCGCTTCCGGCGTCTTCCTCGATCGGTCCAAGCTCATGTCTTCAAAGCTTAGATCACTCGTCGCCGATCTGATTTCCCTTCCGATGCCGACTATCGCCGCCATCTCTGGCCACTGCTCAGCCGCCGCCGCGATTATCGCGCTTAGCCACGACTACGTCCTCATGAGGAATGACCGCGGCTTTATCTACATGCCCGAGCTCGACATCGGGATCAAGATTCCCGATTGGTGGTTCGTAGCGCTGATTCGAAGCAAGATCGGAGCGCCGAGGTCTCAACGCGAGCTCATGCTACGAGCCGCTAAATTGACGGCCCATGATGCGCTGAATTGGGGTATTATCGACTCGGCGCACAATAGCACGGAGGAGACTGTGAGGGCGGCCATCCGATTTGGAGATGAGTTGGTTGGGAGGAAATGGGATGGACACGTGTACGCTCAGATACGGATGCGCATGTTAGCTGATGTGTTTGATAAGATTGGATGTGATGAATCCGTAGGAGAAGTGAGTCACACTCGCTCACGGCTCTAGGCTATAACAATGGACAAAAACTCTATTGGCCATAAGAAAACTCTAATTATCAATAaggatttttattctaattttggCTGTAGGATTGGTTTGATTTAGTTCTGAATTTTTGGCTTGATTTTttcaagaaaggaaagaaaggaaattcaaatccaaattatttaaagcttggtattttttgtaattaaaaaatgcaaattCCAAAGAGATTTCAGTTAAAACggcccatttttttttctaaaaatttaagctTGTAAATATATTATGTTCTTTAATATGtatcatcattgtttttttttttttttttttttaatatttttatgaattttaattaaatttttatgtttgtcaaatttttttataaaatggaaACATCAATATTTGGGTCAAACCATGGTATTATACCTTCACATGTTGTCTAATGGGATATTGACACGTATACAAgctataataataaaaattaaataaaacctaTTAAAATGAATTGTCAATATCCTGTCTACCACATGGTCCAAAGTAATCCCTCCCGTACCCATGTGAGATATCATTGAATTCTCCTCAATATTTTGGTCAATTTCCAACATTTTCATAATagttaaaaagaattaatatataataagaaaatatgttaTGTTCTTTCCCTTTaggcgtttttttttttaataaaaataatttatttttatttttattttaaattattcatttttatactttattattaattttttattacataaaaaatatcaaaatatttcattttttttaataaaaaatgtaacatgttgatttttctctacttaacattattaattattattcaatttgaagttatatttaaaattaaatcaaaaaaaaaataataaataaacattggAGGAAAAGCAAACCCCGAGTATggatgaggttttttttttttaatattttcaaaatattggaaaaaaattacCATTCAAAACTAATACAGttgaaaatcataaaaaaataaaaattaaattaaaatttaaaaaaaaaaaaaaaaaaagtggtgggAATCGCTGCTGCTTTTGAAATTTGGAGAGGAACATTAAAAAGTGAGATGGAAAATTTGGACAAACCTCCATTGTTTGATTCCAACAAGATAAAAAGGGGTTACCTTTTAACTGTAACTTTGTTGGCGCCAAGGGTTAGAGATGACAAATTGCTTGATTATTTACAAATTAGTGGATTCTATGGATTGGATTTTTTGGCTTTTAATGTCATCAATTTTCAATCTATAGTTAGCATGAAGATCAAAGGAATACTTTTAGGAAAAGACGAGTCTAATTTGGAATGAAAAGGGAAGGTGGAGGAcacaatagaaaaaataaattcctagtaaattataataaatgtcaCATTAATTAATGGAATTATAATAAATTCCCAATATTCTCTCCTCCACTCTTTGGAGAAAAATGTATTTTGGTCAAACGAGGAGAAAGTTAATCTaagattcctttttgttttgctttggtttccaatcaagtgtttgtttgtttaaaatagaaaaggatTTTGAATTGGAAGCTTGAAATCCTCTTGAAATTTTccaatgattattatttttaaataattttcaattatttttttaaagtaaaattttgttcatatgaaaaataaataaatttttagatttttattttatgaaattaataaacactcatttttattttttttacaatatatctttgtatttttatcatcgtaataaaaaaaatgtttaaaaacatttaaatattGGTTTAAAAACTAGTTAATTTTTAGActgattttacaaaaaaatcaaattaatttcacTCGATTCTTCtagtttttttggttaaatacattttttttacttgaaatttgatcaaatatctttattattttgaatttaaaaaatagtaaaaataacaaatgaaaaaaataacgaaatttcaaattaataaaactaAGACGTATTCAAGCAAAATGGTAAGAGGAgtaaatgaaataagtatacaaaaattatatatttttttttgtcttatttgttaaacatgttttttttcaattctaaaaatataaaaatattttaaacaattgcTTTCAAATGTACTTTAATTTAAGACTCATTTGTGTCATTATAAACTTCAAACCTCACTAAcggaaaattgaaattatatttaattatgcCAATATGAGAGAAGACAAAAAGAACAAGGGtctgtttggtaattattttttaaaatatttttattattatttataataaataaaaatatatttgataatgaaaaactatttttagttttatatttttaataatagaaaataaaaatgatttaaaaaaatatattttaatcattttctttatttttacttatttttttaaggattgttttaaaaattaattgtacAAACACGTAGAATTATCACAAATAAAAgattagacataaaaattaattttaaaatatatttaaaaatattaaaatacattgaaaaacattttgagttttaaatatacttttgatttacaaaatataaaaagaactattttaaaaaatagttatcaaatatatCCTAAATTATttcaacatataaaaaaaaagaatttacatTCAGgaacctaaattaaaaaaatttaattataaaatcatataattttgaaaaataaacacTAAGTAGATTttgtctaaaaaaataatattgtctttgataattaaatatccGATTTACCTtccaaataattgaaaatggtaaaaatagaAAGGACAGATGGCGAAAGGGGAAAATCCGAGAGTAAAAACTACGAATTCTAGCGCATGCCAGCTaattaaatctcaaaaaatAGAAGGCTTTCGACTAACAGCTAATAGACACAGCACTCCCGAATTTGTAGAGTTTCTACACCTCAAAACACCATATACACTCTATAATCTCTCTCTACATTTTGAACGATCGAAGCCTAAACTGTTGGTTGTGACTTGTGTGAATGCAAAAGCCGaaggagagaaagaagagagaagagggaggaaaggAGAGAGAGGGGAGTCTCGGTTGCCTCGAATTCTAGGTTTTTGATAGATTCGGACGATGTCGACCAGCTTCAGCTCCTCGCGGAGTCCCGGCAGTGCGAGGTTGCAGCTAGGGGCGGTGTCGAGACTTCGATCTTCGTCGCTGCGGAAGCCGCCGGAGCCGCTGAGGCGTGCTGTCGCCGATTGTCTGTCTGTTGCGGCGTCGGCCGCGCTCCACGGGACCCCCTCCGCGGCTGCGTCCGAGGCCTCGCGGACTCTTCGGGTTTGTTGATTTCTCAGATCTCGGTGTGGCGGGTTGGGAATTTGGGGTTTGGTTTTGATTTGGAATACgggaagagaaggaaaatgaaatcgttgaattttttttgatgTTATAGTTTCTAAaaggattttctttttgttcggttttaaatttcaaatttaactcAACTAGGGAAATAGTTCTCCTGGGGGCAGGTTGAGTgggggtgtttgttttttcagatgcgaattaatgaaatatctgaaaatttgaagaatttgatttcttCTACCTCCTACATTTTCCCTGCAACCAAACAGAGTATTAGTGCTGAAAGTGGGCCATTTCCTGTGAATAATTGGTGGctttgttttgatattttgttgtCTTACCGTTGTTTGAATCATGGGAGTATTTGACGAGTGACCTATTCATTTGTAAGGtttatatgtttatttactTAGGTCTACTTTCACTCTTTTCGTCTTCAATTTAATTTGaccatttttttgtttccaGAAAGTAGAGACAGCTTTTCTTATTCATGCAAGAAAAAAGTATTGCCATTTGCGGCAATTGAGAATGGACTTGATTTATTGCttagttttctttatttgaattttaactGTAAGTGTTTCTCGAGAAGtcattttgttatttcattaaaCATGAAGACATGCCCTTGAATCATGAGTTTGTTCATTTAATTGAAGCGATTCAAAATTTGGCTGGGTGTTTAAGTGCCACATGCACTGAACATTCAGAGTTCAAATAAATTTAGTTGTTGCTCTCAATTTGAATTACCATTCAGATATATAGTGATTAAGGTTGCAGGATAGGTTTCTGTACTCCCATGTGTATTTGATGCAAAGTAAAGCATCATTCAGTTCTTATATGACTCTATCTAACTCTTATTGCCTGCTAACCCAAAACCCATTTGACTCTGATATTGACTCATAAGTGTGGCTCCTTCATCAAGCATTATCTAGATGCATTTCAATTGTTGTAATATTACAACTTGAACTTTTAATGGCAGGATTATCTGGCAAACACTACTACAACTGACCAGGCTTATATTGTGATTTTAGAACATACGCTCGCAGAAAGGGAGCGCAGGTATGTTTAGGGTATTTTTCTTGTTGATTCCAATGTCAACATGTTGCTTTGCTCTGCTTTAGTAACGACAATATAGACTTTCTTTTATGATAGAACAGTCCCTTAAATCTAAATGTCGGAGATGAGCGTCTTATCATCTCAGTGCcttgttttcaatgaaatcaTGACAAAAAAGATGGTCTTTCAGGTGACAAAAAATCTGAAGCAGTTACTTATATGATGCCAAATGTTGAACATGAGCCTCTTGTTGTCTAAGCACCTTGTTTTTAACTGAATCAAAACAACAAATATGTCCCTAAGCCATATGAAATAtgtaaaaagaaagatgaaaataaatttaggatAAGAAATACACCTACTTCTTATgctaaatttattcttttcccttttttgggtTCAAATAAATCTGACAACAGAAAATACACCACGGAGAAAGTGAAACTTGATAGGTGATCACTTTGCTTATGAGTGGAATACTAATGACATTGAATGAAGGGAATTTGGAATTGATCAAGCAAAGATAAACATTTTCTAGGCAAGAACACGAGTCTTGTACATATTTcatacatgcatgcatatgatatgAAGAAATATAGGCATGTTGCAACTGTTCTTACCCTGAGAACAATCAGGGAGAGTGGCCCTTCGCATAGGCactcataatatatataaaagaaaagaaaaaaagaaaaagaaaaaaaagaagcgAGTTTCGACTTTCAACACATATTATGCCGAGCTTTTTAAGTCTTACCCTTCTGCATGGGCTATGTATGACATTACTAGGTTTGTACAAGTGAGAGCTCTGTCTTGTTATTTGTTGGTGACTTAAGGTTTAATTAGCAAGAATAGGAAGAAGTGCTAGGTGAATACCATGGATGATGtttctttagaataaaaaagaTTAAGATACTCAGGCATTAAACAGAATAAATGCATTGTATAGTAATATTAGGCATTTATGAGTGAAAAGTATAATTGTTAAAGATTTATGACCAAGAGATACCTAACAGTAAATATTTCATCACATTGATGGTCAATTATGTGTCTGAGAAAGAAACTGGCCATGTGTTGTTATGTGGAATGACAGGCAGATAAATAACATGTCTTTGGAACTAGCCTTGAGTGAAGGTTAGGAAGAATGTTAATAGAGGTAGTGAGGGATGCCTTGATGATTTACTGTTGGTTTTAAGATATGATTGTATATGTAGTATTTGTTTTCTCAAATGTTAggcataaaaatcaatatattcgCATTAGTTGAGCTTAGAATTCAACTATAATACAATCtgtatttacctatcaaaaaaataaaaataaagttgaactTAGAATTCAACTATATTGGATTTTAGCTAAGGAAACCCATGGAGAATCAATTATGAAGTTTCAATCCTAACTGAGAAGTATGACAtaccatttatatatatttatattttataggcAAATTATAAGGATATATTGGTCAGCTCCAAAAAGtatatattaatatcataatgGAACTAACATTATGTCATTTCTGTTAAATACGCAAATCTATAGAAATTGAGGAATTTGCATCATGTAGAAATTAGAGCTCAGTGAGTTAAATGAATGTATGCttcctaaattattttttaccaatGTTTaaaaggaaacaatttttaatgaGTGAAGACTTGGTTTACTGTCCAGAATATTTAACAATCAAAAGATTTTATGTTCAAGAATTTGGgtcaaaaacaaagaaagaacaTGTAAGAGTTAGTCTATGAATAAGAAAGAATACATGAAAAAAGGAGCATTGATTGAGATGGTTTATTGTTGTGCATTCAAGATCTATAATAAAGCAAGGAGTGGTGAGGGGTGCTTCAGTGTGAGTGGAGGGCTTTAAAAGGATGATATAACGGAAAGTAGGGGAAAAGATGTATAGTTTTAGAAATCAATGGAAGATATGTTTCTTATTAGTTGACTtgaaaggatttttttaatttttaattttggatagGCATTGACTTAAAAGGAAATTAAGATTGTGCAGCCAACTTGGAGACAATTGAAAGGCGGATTTGATGGTGGTGATATCAACCTTTTTCTGTATCTATCCATTTGCACTTCACATCAAAATCTGCATGAAAAAGGAATATATCTAATGTTTTCATGCTCCcttgattttgaaagttgacATGCCAAGTGCTAGGTCcattatctttttgttttgataaatatttttcaattatgaaCTATTATTGATGAATCCCTAGTTCgttgttcatattttattttgcaatATGACAGATCTTATGACTCATTGTTTCTTTTACATGTCATTCTTTCGCATGTTGAGTTGTCGTCTTTTAATATTGCTTTGATGTATTGCTTTTTGGCCTATTGTTATGTCTTTTTGCTATAGTATTAATTCTTCTTTTGTCATTAATACAACTTTATTTGCATCAGCCCAGCGGTAGTTGCAAGGTGTGTGGCACTTTTGAAGCGGTACCTTCTAAGGTTGGTCTTTCAAGCAAAAAATTGGTTTCATTTTTCTGTtactttataaaaaacaaagatcATGTGATTTTCAGTGGGATAAGGGGTTTGGAGGTTAGGTGTGGTGAGAGATTCCTATGAGGTTGGGGTTTGGAAAGCAACAGGGAAGTagtgagatttttttatatttaaaacaaagGGTTCTTTTACAGTGGGTAGTGGGATCAGGGTGAAGTTTCGGAAAGATAGGTGGTGCAATGAGGAGCCCTTATGTGAGACTTTCCTGTCCTTGTTTGCCTTATCTAATTTGAAAGAGGCATGGATAGCTGACTTTTGGGAGCAGAGTGGGGAAGGAGGAATGTGGAATTTCCTTTTTGTTAGGAATctgaatgattgggagttggctGACATGGAGTGGTTCCTTTATTTACTCCAAGGACAAACAATGAAGAGGGAGGAGGAGGATAGAGTACTTTGGAAGGGTGATGGCAAAGGGTTTTTCTCTCTAAGAGGTCTCTAATCTCTTTGGAGACAGATTGTGCCATCCTATTTCCTTTAGAGATTATTTGGAACTCATGGATTCCTTGAAAGGTGAGTTTCTTTACTTAGGAGGCTTCTTGGGCTAAGGTGTTGACTTTGGATTAGTTTCAAAGAAGAGGGTGGACATTGGCCAACAGGCGTGCGTTGTGCAGAGGAGTTTGAGTCCATTGATCATATTCTCCTACATTGGGATGAGGCGAGAGTTTTATGGTAGTTGGTGTTTTCCATTTTCGATGTTCAGTGGGTTATCTCTAAGTTGATTAGGGAGAGTCTACTTAGGTGGCACAATTCCTTTGTAGGTAGAAGGCGTGTTAAGGTTTGGAGGGCTGctcctttatgtattttttagatgatttggaaggaaagaaattggaaatgttttgaaaatgaggaattGTCAGATCAAAGACTAAAAAACATCTTCCTTAACAATTTCTCTATGTGGGTAAAGGTGTACATAGGTGGAGGCTATATGCCTTTGGTGCACTTCATAGATTGGTTGAGTCTTTATTGAGGGAGAGAGTATTTTTCTGTTCTTccttttctgtttcttttttttggtgctCATTGTATATGACCTGTGTACTTCGTGCGCTTTTTGCATTCTTTAATGCACtatcttatttatcaaaaaaaaaaaaaaaattcatatgaaTTTCATATTATACCCAAAACTTAATATATAAACGATATAACTTAGTGGTTCTTTTTTTCATTAACTCACCACTTGATCATTGTTAATTTgcctaagaaaataattttattttggattttgttGTCATGCTTCTTTTCATTGATCAAATTGTGATATGCAAGCATAAAAGAATCATTTGATGATACAGATTATTCTGCCTTTTCAGTTCAGCGCTTATGCACCTTGAGCACTGATAGTGAATCATCAGTCAGGGTCAATGTTATTTTTGCTCCCAGGCTATTGGTCATGCACTGATTTTGTGtctatgatttatttatttattttaataagtaataattttttggtCCTTGGTAGGACATGAACGTGGAACCTCCCAAATCTTCACCCTAATGCCTTACTGGTCCTGCATATATGATTTACTCATTATAGGCTTGTAGCATTTTCTTTATGCAACAATAGGGTACTTGGGATAAAACGTATCTAGTCCATGGAACTTAGATTGAAATTCAGCACATGTGAAAGTAAATAGAAATGTGTAACTCTTTGGATTGGACTTTGTGGATGGGGTAGTCTCTCGGTAGGGTATGGTAGTTGGTTTTTGTGTCTTCGTgcctttttttgtcttttgttttctttgtatatgacgtgtatactttctttctttcaatatAATTcttgtttacctatcaaaaaaaaaaaaaaaaaagcaatttggatagaaaatatttttaacaattttattgtAGTGCTGGCGTCGAAAGTGAGAAGAAATTGTGGGTAGTATAACCTcgtaatattatttatatttgtttgtaGAAGAGTTTCACATGCTATGGTATTCAAAAGAGGACAACTGCATTAAGAAGCTTGTCCACTTGCACtatcatataaattaatatgTGATGTTATAggttggaaattggaatttatgCAAAACAGAACACGTTGTGGGCCTTTCAAGATTAAGACCTTTGTGAAGTCAGCATTGGGAGATTCTTCCCCCTTTGATAATACagtttgggtttgggtttttCTAGTTGTTTTTGGCGTATTATAGTCTTTGTTtctatattctttttctttctttggattAAGTTTTCCCGGGGAGGATacctcatccttctttgtatttCCTTTTGGCTTAAGAATTTTTTAGCAATAGACaccttttaataattttttcacgATAGACACCCTTTTGGCTCAATAATGACATCTATCATGAAGGTGTGGGACTTCCTTAATGATAGAGTTGCTTTTATAGTGGGTAATGGTATGAGGgtgaagttttgaaaagataGTGGGTAATGATTGAGAGCTGGGTATTGTTGAGCCCTTTTTCTCAAGATTGCAAGATAAGTTAGTGAAGAGGGAAGATATTGGCGTGATGATTTGGAAGGAGTCAAAGAATGACGTCTTTTTATGTCAAATCCCTCTGCTTGTCTTGGAGTCGGGGTGGTCAATTCCCTTCCCTTAGGGCATTATCTAGAATTCCTGGGTCCCAACTTTGATGTGTCCTCTGCTCTGGACGTATGCTCTAGTGACTAGAGTGTTAGGTTTTCCTTTCCcatataggattttttttttttaaacccattGTTAGATTGTTTTCTTTGCAAAGAAATGTCTGATCATTCACTAGAATTTTCCGCTTTATGATCTTTTGTTATGGGTGAGGGTATACATAGATGGAGGCGAGGCTCCCTAACCATGGTAGATTATATAGACTGGTTGGGTTTGTCTTGAAGGGGTTGTTGTTTTTAGTTGCCCTTTCTGTTGCTTCGTGGCACTCTTTGTATACCGTCTGTGTACTTTAGTGCACCTTCAGTTAGCGCCTTCaatatatttattctatttacctgtcaaaagaagaaaaattgtttcttTGATCTACGAGTGCTCATGTAGATTTGGTTGCTGCAGATATAGGCCCAGTGAGGAGACACTACAGCAGATAGATCGGTTTTGCATAAGCACCATTGCTGATTGTGATATTAGCCCAAATCGGAGATCGTCGCCATGGTCTCGATCTTTAAGTCAACAATCTGGGGCATCAACTTCATCTACAACTATCTCTCCCTCTTTACCTGTATCTACTTTTGCATCAGGAACACTTGTAAAGTCATTGAATTATATTCGCTCCCTTGTGGCTCGACATATTCCAAAACGGTCATTCCAACCAGCAGCCTTTGCTGGAGCTGCCTCTGCATCAAGACAGTCACTTCCATCGTTATCTTCTTTATTGAGTATATCATTCAATTCCCAATTGAACCCCACTAATAGTGGGGAATCTTCAGAGAACAATGATGCTTCCACTCTATCtgtttcaaacttttcaaatgtTGAAAAAGTTGATGGA
This DNA window, taken from Vitis riparia cultivar Riparia Gloire de Montpellier isolate 1030 chromosome 13, EGFV_Vit.rip_1.0, whole genome shotgun sequence, encodes the following:
- the LOC117927793 gene encoding enoyl-CoA delta isomerase 1, peroxisomal-like; translated protein: MCSLEKRGNIFILTLTGPGEHRLNPTLLDAISAALSRVRAESSMSSALITTAEGKFFSNGYDLAWASASGVFLDRSKLMSSKLRSLVADLISLPMPTIAAISGHCSAAAAIIALSHDYVLMRNDRGFIYMPELDIGIKIPDWWFVALIRSKIGAPRSQRELMLRAAKLTAHDALNWGIIDSAHNSTEETVRAAIRFGDELVGRKWDGHVYAQIRMRMLADVFDKIGCDESVGEVSHTRSRL